In Sphingobacterium sp. SRCM116780, the genomic stretch CAATAATCTTTGATCAAGTCTTTTCCTATTAATGAACCATTTTCTATACCTGCTACCAATTTGATCATTGGTGTTATAATTTCAATATCATCAGCATAATGATCCATTATATTCTCTAAATCATGAGAGTTCCACGAATTTATCCATTCTTGAGCAAATTTTTGAGCATCCATATAAATCATTAAAATTATTATATCTATTTGCTATTTATTTTACGATATAACCAAATATAACAAATATAATTTCAAGCAAATAAATAATTAAAAATCGGTTACTTTGCAACATGCTATTTCGTTTTCCACCACCTGCTCCAATCATAAATGACTCCACTTTTTTATCCAGTGGTTCAGAAACATTTGCAAAGCTGAAAATCGAATTTAAAGCAGGGAAAAGAACCGTCTTTATGACTGAGCATACGCTTATTTTTGTAATAAGTGGAATAAAGCTTTTACATTTTTCAGACCAAACCTTAAAAATCACTCCAGGTCAAGTTGTTCTTTTGAAGAAAGGAATATATGTAATGGCAGAATACATTGAAGAAGGATTAGCCTTCGAGGCACTTCTGATATTCTTACCAGAAAACATCTTAAAATCTTTTATACCAAAATCCAATAAATACATTGGCTTAAATAAAAGCGATCCCTATATAGTTTTTCCAATTAACATGCTTATCCAAGATTTCAAGATTCAGTTCCGACAATATTTTGAACATCCTTTGTTTAATTACGAACAGTTAATTCCATTGAAACAAAAGGAAATTCTGATCCTTCTGCTATCTTCAGGTTATAAAGAACAAGCCTTAGCTTTTATTGATGCCGCTGTTAGCAAGAATGTACAGGATATGGATGCTATCATACAAGAATATATGTTGCACCCCATTACCATTGCTGAGCTTGCTAGCCTATGTAATAGAAGCCTTGCTACTTTTAAAAGGGATTTTCAAAAACAATATCATACTTCACCCAGAGTATATATCAACAAACACCGGTTAAACCATGCCAAGATGTTGCTGGAGAATACAGATAAGCAAATTTCTGAAATATCGACCGATTGCGCTTTTGAGAGCACCTCATATTTCATCCGCATCTTCAAGCAGGAGTTTGGTATTACACCACAAAGAATGAGAGCTAAAATTACTATCGAATGAGCCATTAGAAGTATTGTACCGTGATAAACTGCTTTAATTTTGTTAAAAAAACAAATATGAAAATTTTAATAGTAGGTGGTAATGGTACAATAGGAAAAAAGGTAGCTGAAGGACTGTCTCAGAAACATGATCTGATTATCGGAGGAAGAAATACGGGTGATGTTCATGTAGACATCTCTTCATCGACATCCATTTCTGAAATGTTCAAAAAAATTGGTAAACTAGATAGTATTGTCTGTATTGCAGGGACTGGGTATTATGGTTCTTTTGAAGAGATGACACAGGAACATATTATGCCAGGAATTTACGGGAAATTATTAGGTCAGATGAACCTGGTTTTAATAGGCAAAGACTTTTTGAACCCCGAAGGATCAATTACCCTAACAACAGGCATTGCAGCGAGTCATCCCGCTCGAAATGGATCTTGTGTTGCAATGATCAATGGTGCAATTAATAGTTTCGTACTAGCAGCTTCACAAGAGCTCAAAGAAGATAAAAGAATTAACGCAGTAAGTCCAGGCTTGGTGGAAGATAGCAAGGAACGCTATGGTGAATTTTTTCCTGGCTATAATCTTGTACCCATGGGTAAACTGGTAAATGCCTATATCCTGAGTATCGAAGGAGCTGTAAACGGAAAGATTCTGAAAGTATATTCATAAAGAGCATAAAAGTTAGTTTTGAGCTGTGTAAAATACTTTACGCAGCTCAAAACTAACTTTTAAAATTGCATAAACAAATGCAGAAAAGTGTTCAAGTTATTGTTTTTACTTCCCTTGTTCCACTCGTTTCAATGCTTCATTGTCTTTGGTGTCAAACTTGAAATTTTGAAAATATTTATCTGTTGGTATGTTCAGCTCAAAACTTTTCATCTCCGCAATTTCTATTGTCAGATTTCTTGCTGTGAAATCCAAAACATGTCCCCCTTGTGTTTTGTTTGAAGAAAGGAAATGATAATGAAATCCTTTACTGTTGATACCATTCAAGTATTCGGGCAGATGATAACCAACTAAAATACCCTGAGTATCCGAAAACTCAAAAAACTTTTGGGTGTCAAAAATAGTCGTGATCACGGGAAACGGTTCATTTTTTACAGATGGAAATGCCCTTGTTTTGATGTGATCAAATTTCCCAGTTATCTTAATAGCATACATGGCATTCTTGTTCTTTAATACCTCACTTATCTGTTCCCAAAGAGCTTTTTCACCAACTGCATTTTCAACATTAAAAACAGTATCAGCTTTAAAGAATGTAACAAACGACATGGAAGTTTTAAAATCATTTTCAGGTTCAACGGTTTCGCCTGTAGCTTTTGTCTGATATACCTTACCGTCCAAAATGGTCAGTTCTCCATCCAGCATATCAGGAGCTCCTAAACCGAAGTCACCCTTTAACTTCAAATCTTTCAAGGGTAAAGTTCCTCTGTATAATCCACCCACAAAGGCGTCAGCAATCCCATATTGATATAATCTGTTGTATTTCTCTTTATTTACTGTTTCCAATTCCTTTTTATCCGTGATGATTACTTTATTTTTCTGCATTTGAGGCATGTAGATTTTTTGAGTAGCAGAGTCATAGTATATATCTGCAATACTTTCTTCGGTGAGCAGCATCTCAGCTTGTTGATTTTTCAAATCATAAAACCAAAGCTTACCATAGCCTTTAGTCGGAAATGTTACCCAATCCGAAAGCAGTAAACGACTATCATCGATCCATACTATACCGTCAAAAAATCCATTGGAAATATTAGGCAATTGTCGAAAATCTTCATTTCCAGTTTTAATATAAACAGCACCCTCACCTAGCGTTTTTCCATTAGTACAGACAGCTAGCTGATTGGTATTCTTATTGAACGAAATACCATTTATGGTCGGGATATTTCCAATGATTTCAAACGACTTTGTTCGGGTATTTACTTTATAGATATTCCCTGAGTAAGTATCTGTGATACCGATAAAGCCATTCTCCAAAAGACAAATATCATTTAACATGATAGCCTTTGGGATGGAGAGTTCAAAAACGGTTTTTCGGGTATTGATGTCAAACCCTAGTACACGTTCCAAATCCGCCACGTACAAAATATTGTGCTCAATAGCCATACCTTTGGGGGCGTGTAAAACACTCTCGATTGGTGCAAATTTCAATTCTACTAACTTACCATCTGCGGAAATTTCACTTATAAATCCGTCACTATCCCGACTGCTGAAATCCTGTCCTTGATTGGACACGAAAAACCTTTTCCCATCCGATGTAACGCTTTCAGGCATTGCAAAACCGTTGATAACTTGTTGCGAAAAACTATTTAAGCTAATGCAAATAAAGGCTGCGATTAGCATGTTTCTTAATTTCATTAAGTTGATTATTTTAGAATTTGATTATGATTTTTCCAAATGCATCTCCCGATTTGAGTCTATGGAAAGCTTCCTGTGTCTGTTCGATAGAATAAACCCGACCAACAACTGGTTTAATGCTGTTCTTTTCTATAGCATTTACCAGTTCCCTTAATTCCTCAGCATGCCCCACCGAATACCCCTGCAGACGGACATAGTTCATGATAAGAGGGAAAACATCTATCGTAATTTTGTTTCCTGACATAAAACCAATGATACCCACATATCCGTTTTCCTTGACGGAAAGAATACTTTGTTCGATGGTAGTATTCCCTGCCACATCCAACGTTACATCGACACCAATACCGTTGTTCAGTCGCTTTACCTCATCACTCCAATTCGGAAATTCTTTGTAGTTGATAACTTCATCTGCTCCTAAACCCTTTAGTTTTTGTTCTTTTTCCTTACTTCCAGTGGTAGCAATTACTTTTAGTCCGAAAGATTTAGCAATCTGTAAGGCAAAGAGAGAAACACCACCACTACCCTGCACTAAAATAGTTTGTCCAGCTTTTATATTGGCTTTAGTAACCAGACTTGTCCAAGCGGTAAGACCAGCAACTGGTAAAGATGCTGCTTCTTCATCGGATAGATTTTTTGGTGCGCTAACCAATGTGTTTTCAGGCTGTACAGTAAATTCCGCTAAAGTTCCCGAAACCTGCAGACCCGTTCTGATTTCGTTTTTATAAGCTGTTATTTCACCTGCTTCCCACCTTGGAATAAATGGAATCAACACACGATCACCCCTTTTCCATTGTGTTACATTTTTACCTATGTTTTCCACTACCCCTATTCCTTCTGAAACAGGAATATGTGGCAAGGGCAAATGAGGAGCAATAACTCCTTCCACCACTGATAAATCTAAGTATTGTAGTGAAGCAGCTGTTGTTTTGACCAACACTTCGTTTTCACCAAATGCAGGAATCTGTACTTCTTTGAGTTGTAAATGGTCAATGCCAAACTGTTCTAATTGTATTGCTTTCATAACTATTTAAATTTTATGAAACAAAAGTAGAAGATAGACGACGACTAAAATTATGCAAATCAAACGGATGATTATGATATAACAACTACGTTTCTCCCTCCTCGTTTTCGATAGTCATCCTAAGGTTTCAAATGATGAATCCCATAATCATATTTTGATGTTATACTTATTTTAGTTGCAAAACCATTTTCAGCAAATTACATTTGTAATAACTATCAAATCCGATAAGTTGAAAAAACGTGTAACATGAAAACAGAATGTATTGGTGATTTCGTAAAGCTTAAAGGAAAAACTTACCCTTGTACGGTAAGCCTAACGATGGATTTAGTTGGTGGCAAGTGGAAAGCTGTTATACTCTACCATTTAAAAGACAGTGAAAAAAGATATAGTGAACTTCGTAAAGAAATGCCAGATGTTACCGAAATGACTTTGAGTCTACAGTTGAAGCAATTAGAAAAAGATGGTCTGGTATTGAGAAAAGCATATGGCGAAAAGCCCCCCTTAAAAGTCATTTATAATCTCACTGATTTCGGAAAAAGTTTCATTCCTGTTTTAGAAGCTATTACAGAATGGGGAAATCAGATCGTGAGTGAGCAAGGTGAATTCTTGACTAAAGACTAAAACAATATCAGTTCATTTTAAATACCAACAGAAATAAATTTCCTGTATTGTAATGGCGTTTCTTGCGTTTGTTTTTTGAAAAAGATAACAAAATTGGAAGCATGTTCAAATCCTAGACAATAACCAATCTCCGCAATATCCCAACTGCTATATTGCAATAAAGCTTTAGCCTCCTTAGTCATACGTTCGGCAATCCATTCCGTAGTAGTTTTACCCGTGATTTCCTTTAAGGCTCTGTTTAAGGTGTTGGTATGTACATTGAGTTGTAGCGCAAATTCATTTGCATTCTTAAATTTTAAAACCTGATTTGGAGAGTCAATTGGAAATTGTCTTTCCAATAGTTCCGTAAATAACGATGTGATACGCTCCGAAGCATTTAACGGTTTATAAAATGTTTCCGGAGGTTGAATCTTTAAAGCTTCATGCATAATAATCTGCACATAGCTTCGTAACAGTTCATATTTATTGGTATAACCTGATGCGATTTCATTCAGCATATTCTCAAAAATCCCACCTATTGAATTTGCTCTTTCTTCTGACAAGATAAAAACGTGATTTCCTCCAACCTTAAATAGTGATGATTTTGAAAGACTTTCATTTTTTAAATTCTGACTAATGAAATCTTCCGTAAACAGACAAAAATATCCTGTTTGATTCTCCGAAATCGGTTCCCAAGAATAGGGAATTAAAGGGTTCATGAATGTAATGGCATTGTTTTTTATATGAATTGTTTTATCAGCCGTTGATATAATACCCTCCCCTTCTAAAACCAACGAAATCTTGTAAAAATCTCTTCGGTTGGGTGGTAAAGAAGTAGAGCCGCAGACAAATTCTTCTCTACGATAGATATTAAATTGACTTGACTCGGGATGTTTCTGTCCGTGGCGGTTATAAAATGTAACAACACTTTCCTTATTATTCATTTTACTAAATTATGAAATTCAAACAAATAATCAAAAATAAGAATTAGTAATTGTTGATTTGAAAGATAGGAATGGATCGTTTAGAACACGATCGGTTGATCCTAGTCAAGATGTATTGTTTAAGAGCCATTACAAAAATAGGATCAAGAATATCATAAAAAAACAGAGATAAGCATCGTAATTCTACTGTTTTTCCTATATTTAAAATGAATTGAACGGCTATAATTAAAATGTTGAATATGAGAAAATACTTTTATACAGATGGATATACCAATTTTGGACCTTTTACTTTAGAAGAGCTAAAATATAAAAATATAACCCGGGAAACCTATGTTTGGTATCAAGGTTTAGCGCAATGGTATCAAGCTGTCGATCTACCAGAATTAGCTATATTATTCTCCAATTCATCACCTGCTGTTCCTAACCCATTTCACACTGAACAGACTCCAGAAGTTATATCTCATAACCCATTATTTAATAATCAACAGAATAATCCATTTAACAGCCCACAAAATACTCCGTTTAACAGTTCACAAAATAACCCATTTAACAATCCGCAACAAGTAATACCAAGAACATGGTTAGTTGAATCCATATTGGTTACTATATTTTGTTGTTTACCATTTGGAATAGTAGGGATTGCCAATGCCGCAAAAGTGGAATCAAAATTTTACGCAGGAGATTTTGAAGGTTCACAACGGGCATCAGACGAAGCTAAAAAGTGGACCAAAATTAGTTTCTTCGTACAAATTGCCCTATATGCTAGCTATTTAGTATTCATATTATTGGGAATTGCAGGATCAATATCCACAAATGGTAATTAAGAAATCTACACGATTTATTTTAGCAATACTTGGATTGGGTATTCTTATTGTAATTTATAAAAATTTTAACCCTGTTCAGTATGCTCTTTTCCCAAAATGTCCCGTTTATGCTATTACTGGATACAAGTGTCCTGGTTGCGGATCACAAAGAGCCGTACATTATTTATTAAATTTTGACCTTCAAAATGCGTTAAAGGAAAATTTACTACTCGTTATCGCTATCCCTTATATCATTACAGGATTTGTCTTTGAATCTATCAAGCAACCTAATGAGAAAGTGTTAAAATGGCGAAAAATTATCTTTGGGTATCAAGCTATTATTATCGTATTTCTAATCGTGATTAGTTTCTGGATTTTAAGAAATTGCTAAACAAAAAAGAGCGTTCAATAATGAACGCTCTTTCTCTATGTAATAAATTGTAGGATTACAATTTACGTTTTACTTCAACTTGTTCGTATGCTTCAACGATGTCTCCTTCTTGGATATCATTGTAGCCTTGAATATTCAAACCACATTCATAACCGAATGCAACTTCTTTCACATCGTCTTTGAAACGTTTTAATGAAGCTAGTTTACCTGTGAAAACCACTACACCATCACGTACGATACGAATATCATTGTTACGGTTAATTTTACCATCTAATACCATACAACCTGCGATTGTACCTACTTTAGAGATTTTAAATGTCTCACGGATTTCAACGTTAGCAACAATTTTCTCTTCAAACTTAGGCGCTAACATACCCTCCATTGCCGATTTAATTTCTTCAATAGCATCATAGATGATTGAATAAAGACGAATATCAATTTGTTCTTGTTCAGCCAATTTACGCGCACCTTGAGAAGGACGAACTTGGAAACCAATGATAATCGCATCTGAAGCTGAAGCTAATAATACGTCTGACTCCGAAATCGCACCAACAGATTTGTGAATCACATTCACTTGAATCTCTTGAGTAGACAATTTCAATAATGAATCTGACAATGCTTCAATAGACCCATCAACATCACCTTTAACGATAACGTTCAATTCTTTAAAGTTACCAATTGCCAAACGACGACCAATTTCATCCAAAGTAATGTGTTTAGTAGCACGCATACCTTGTTCGCGTTGTAATTGCAGACGTTTATTTGCGACATTTCTAGCTTCTGACTCACTATCCATTCCGTAGAATTTATCACCAGCTGTTGGCGCGCCCGCCATACCTAATATTTGAACAGGTACAGAAGGACCTGCCTCTTTTACACGTTCACCACGCTCATTTGTTAAAGCTTTCACTTTACCACTATGAGAACCTGCTAATATAGGATCTCCAACACGAAGAGTACCACCTAGAATCAATACTGTCGTAACAATACCTCTTCCTTTATCTAAAGCAGCTTCGATAACAGAACCTACAGCACGTTTCTTTGGATCCGCTTTGAGGTCTAGCATCTCTGCCTCTAACAATACTTTTTCTAACAATAAGTCAACGTTCAATCCTGTTTTTGCCGAGATCTCTTGCGCTTGATATTTACCACCCCAATCTTCGACCAAAATATTCATTTGAGACAATTGTTCTTTAATACGATCTGTATTAGCTCCAGGTTTATCCACTTTTGTAAAAGCGAAAACAATTGGAACACCAGCAGCTTGTGCATGGTTAATAGCTTCTTTCGTTTGAGGCATCACCGCGTCGTCTGCTGCAATAACAATAATAACGATATCGGTTACTTTTGCACCACGAGCACGCATCGCTGTAAAGGCTTCGTGACCAGGAGTATCTAAAAATGTAATCTTACGACCATCTTCCAACTTCACGGCATAAGCACCGATATGTTGTGTAATACCCCCTGCTTCACCACCTGTAACGTTAGCTTTACGAATATAATCTAACAAAGATGTTTTACCATGATCGACGTGACCCATTACCGTAACAATTGGTGCACGAGATACCAATGCTGCTTCACTATCTGCTT encodes the following:
- a CDS encoding nuclear transport factor 2 family protein; the protein is MDAQKFAQEWINSWNSHDLENIMDHYADDIEIITPMIKLVAGIENGSLIGKDLIKDYWNKALLKFPDLHFELIAVTSGVNSVALYYKSIMNKMSIEVMFFDDKGLVNKMIAHYTN
- a CDS encoding helix-turn-helix domain-containing protein; amino-acid sequence: MLFRFPPPAPIINDSTFLSSGSETFAKLKIEFKAGKRTVFMTEHTLIFVISGIKLLHFSDQTLKITPGQVVLLKKGIYVMAEYIEEGLAFEALLIFLPENILKSFIPKSNKYIGLNKSDPYIVFPINMLIQDFKIQFRQYFEHPLFNYEQLIPLKQKEILILLLSSGYKEQALAFIDAAVSKNVQDMDAIIQEYMLHPITIAELASLCNRSLATFKRDFQKQYHTSPRVYINKHRLNHAKMLLENTDKQISEISTDCAFESTSYFIRIFKQEFGITPQRMRAKITIE
- a CDS encoding short chain dehydrogenase codes for the protein MKILIVGGNGTIGKKVAEGLSQKHDLIIGGRNTGDVHVDISSSTSISEMFKKIGKLDSIVCIAGTGYYGSFEEMTQEHIMPGIYGKLLGQMNLVLIGKDFLNPEGSITLTTGIAASHPARNGSCVAMINGAINSFVLAASQELKEDKRINAVSPGLVEDSKERYGEFFPGYNLVPMGKLVNAYILSIEGAVNGKILKVYS
- the budA gene encoding acetolactate decarboxylase, giving the protein MKLRNMLIAAFICISLNSFSQQVINGFAMPESVTSDGKRFFVSNQGQDFSSRDSDGFISEISADGKLVELKFAPIESVLHAPKGMAIEHNILYVADLERVLGFDINTRKTVFELSIPKAIMLNDICLLENGFIGITDTYSGNIYKVNTRTKSFEIIGNIPTINGISFNKNTNQLAVCTNGKTLGEGAVYIKTGNEDFRQLPNISNGFFDGIVWIDDSRLLLSDWVTFPTKGYGKLWFYDLKNQQAEMLLTEESIADIYYDSATQKIYMPQMQKNKVIITDKKELETVNKEKYNRLYQYGIADAFVGGLYRGTLPLKDLKLKGDFGLGAPDMLDGELTILDGKVYQTKATGETVEPENDFKTSMSFVTFFKADTVFNVENAVGEKALWEQISEVLKNKNAMYAIKITGKFDHIKTRAFPSVKNEPFPVITTIFDTQKFFEFSDTQGILVGYHLPEYLNGINSKGFHYHFLSSNKTQGGHVLDFTARNLTIEIAEMKSFELNIPTDKYFQNFKFDTKDNEALKRVEQGK
- a CDS encoding zinc-dependent alcohol dehydrogenase family protein, with amino-acid sequence MKAIQLEQFGIDHLQLKEVQIPAFGENEVLVKTTAASLQYLDLSVVEGVIAPHLPLPHIPVSEGIGVVENIGKNVTQWKRGDRVLIPFIPRWEAGEITAYKNEIRTGLQVSGTLAEFTVQPENTLVSAPKNLSDEEAASLPVAGLTAWTSLVTKANIKAGQTILVQGSGGVSLFALQIAKSFGLKVIATTGSKEKEQKLKGLGADEVINYKEFPNWSDEVKRLNNGIGVDVTLDVAGNTTIEQSILSVKENGYVGIIGFMSGNKITIDVFPLIMNYVRLQGYSVGHAEELRELVNAIEKNSIKPVVGRVYSIEQTQEAFHRLKSGDAFGKIIIKF
- a CDS encoding winged helix-turn-helix transcriptional regulator, whose translation is MKTECIGDFVKLKGKTYPCTVSLTMDLVGGKWKAVILYHLKDSEKRYSELRKEMPDVTEMTLSLQLKQLEKDGLVLRKAYGEKPPLKVIYNLTDFGKSFIPVLEAITEWGNQIVSEQGEFLTKD
- a CDS encoding AraC family transcriptional regulator, producing MNNKESVVTFYNRHGQKHPESSQFNIYRREEFVCGSTSLPPNRRDFYKISLVLEGEGIISTADKTIHIKNNAITFMNPLIPYSWEPISENQTGYFCLFTEDFISQNLKNESLSKSSLFKVGGNHVFILSEERANSIGGIFENMLNEIASGYTNKYELLRSYVQIIMHEALKIQPPETFYKPLNASERITSLFTELLERQFPIDSPNQVLKFKNANEFALQLNVHTNTLNRALKEITGKTTTEWIAERMTKEAKALLQYSSWDIAEIGYCLGFEHASNFVIFFKKQTQETPLQYRKFISVGI
- a CDS encoding CD225/dispanin family protein, translated to MRKYFYTDGYTNFGPFTLEELKYKNITRETYVWYQGLAQWYQAVDLPELAILFSNSSPAVPNPFHTEQTPEVISHNPLFNNQQNNPFNSPQNTPFNSSQNNPFNNPQQVIPRTWLVESILVTIFCCLPFGIVGIANAAKVESKFYAGDFEGSQRASDEAKKWTKISFFVQIALYASYLVFILLGIAGSISTNGN
- a CDS encoding DUF2752 domain-containing protein, giving the protein MVIKKSTRFILAILGLGILIVIYKNFNPVQYALFPKCPVYAITGYKCPGCGSQRAVHYLLNFDLQNALKENLLLVIAIPYIITGFVFESIKQPNEKVLKWRKIIFGYQAIIIVFLIVISFWILRNC